The DNA sequence GAGCGGTGGGCGCCCGAGCAGGCGGGTCCGGTCCACGAGAACTGGCGGCTGGCGCCCCCCGTCGGCCCCGCCGCCGATCTGTGGGCGCTCGGCGCGCTGCTGTTCCGCGTGGTGCAGGGCCATGCCCCGTACCCGGAGGAGAACGCCGCCGAGCTGGTGCAGATGGTCTGCGCGGAGGCGCCCGCGTACGCGGAGGAGTGCGGTCCGCTGCGCCCCGTCGTCGAGTCGCTGATGCGGCAGGACCCCACCGAGCGCCCGGACTTCGAGGAGCTGCGCGGCTGGCTGCGGTCGCTGATCCGCTCGGCGCCCGAGCCGGACGTCGGCAGCAGTACGGTCACGGTGCCCTCGCTCGGCTCGGGCGGGGCGTCCGACCCCCGGCGGCTGCCGATCATCCGCAGACGCGGCTGGCTGGTGCGCAGGAGCCGGGGCCGTCGCCCGGCCGCGCCGACTGCCCCGGCCGCGTCGGCCGCGTCGGCCGAGCCGGTCGTCGGGCATGCGCGGCACCGGCGGGACAAGCGGGACAGGCGCGAGAACCGGCAGGCGCCGGCGCCTGCCCAGCGCTCGCCGCGCAGGCTGGGGCGGACGCTGTTGCTGCTGATCCTGCTGGTGCTGGCCGCGGCGGTGCTCTACGCGACGATGTTCATGCCGAGCGACAAGGACAACGGCGGCCAGGGCCGTACGGATCCGGCCGGTGGGACGAGCGCGGCGCCGAGCGACTCCGCGGGCGGCGACGACAACGGCGGGGAGGCCGGGGAGCCGGCGGACCCCGGCGACCGGGAACCGCAGTCCACCGCCCCCGCCGGACTGGCGAAGGGGTTCGCGGTCCGCAACGACCCCAAGGGCTTCAAGGTCGCCGTCCACCAGGACTGGACCCGCCGGGGCGAGAACAACCGGGGACAGATCCGCTACATCGGCGGCGACTTCGAGCTGGTGGTCGTGGCCGGACGGGACAAGGCGTCCGAGTTCGGCGGCGACCCGATGGCGTACCAGCAGGACCGCGAGGCCGAACTGGCCGCCTTCCGCGGCTCCTCCTGGGCCTCGTCCTCGGGGCTGCGGCGGATCGACGTCGGTGGGACGGCGATGGCGGAGGGCACGTTCAGCTGGCGCGACAGCAGCGGGCGGGATGTGTACGCGCGCAACCTCGCGATGCTGATCGACGGCCGCTACCACGTGGTCCTGGTGATCGGCCCGTCCGATGAGCGCGACGCGGTCAGCCGCTACTTCGAGCAGGCCACGGCCACGTACAGCACGACCACCGGCTAGGACCTGGCGGGTCCGAGCGGCTGGGCGCCCGCTTCCGCGAACCGCTCCCGCAGCCGGTACTTCAGCACCTTCCGCAGCGTCTCGTTGCGGGGCAGGGCGTCCACGACCTCCAGCCGCTCCGGCAGCTTGTGCACCGACAGGCCCGCCTCGCGCAGATACGACACCACCCCGCCGAGCGTCAGTGCCCCCGCCCCCGCCGGCTGTTCCACGACGGCGCAGACCAGCTCGCCCCGGTCCGGGTCGGGCAGCCCGATCACCGCCACGTCCCCCACGTCCGGGTGCTGGTACAGCAGCTGCTCGATCTCCTGGGCCGATATGTTCTCGCCCTTGCGGATGATGATGTCCTTGGCGCGGCCGGTCAGCACCAGATGGCCGCTTTTCGTGAGATGGCCGAGGTCACCGGTGAGGAAGAAGCCGTCCGCGTCGAACGCCGCCCGCGTCTGGGACGCGTCCAGATAGCCGGCGCAGACCGCCTCCCCGCGCAGCCGCACCTCCCCGTCCACCACCCGGATCTCCATCTCCCGCGGCGGCCGGCCCTCGGTGGTGGCGAGGTTCTCGTCCGTGTCGTCCGGCGCACCCATGGTGATCGTGGGGGCTTCGGTCATGCCGTAGCCGTGGGCGAGCGCGCAGCCCAGCTCCCGTACGACCTCGTAGTAGAGCTCGGGCGGTTTGGGCGCGCCGCCGCCCGCGAGGAGCCGCAGAGTGGGGATGAGCCTGCGCGAGGGGTCCTTGCGCTGTTCGGCCAGGAACATCGAGTAGAAGGCGGTGCTGCCGCCCGCGACCGTCACCCCGTGCCGCCGGTACGCGGCCAGCGACTCCGGCAGGGAGAAGTGTTCCAGCAGCACGGCGGGGAAGCCGTGGAGCAGCAGCATCACGGTGTAGTCGGGCCCGGCGACATGGGCGTATGGGAAGGCCATCGACCCGACGTCGTCCGGGCCGAGCCGCAGCGCGCGGGCGAGGCAGGCGCCGGCGGCGATGAGGCTGCGGTCGGTGTGCAGCACGCCCTTGGGGTCGGAGGTGGTGCCCGAGGTCCAGTAGATCCAGCGGACGGCCCGGCCGTCGGTGGGCGGTGGCGGCAGCCGCAGGGCCTGGGGGTCGGCGACCGGCAGCGTGTCGTACGCCTCGAAGACCAGCGGCGGTTCGGGCAGTTCGGCGGCGAGCCGGCGCGCCATCGCGGTGTGGTCGAAGCCGCGCCACCGGCCGGGCACGGCGAAGAACCGCGCCCCGGACTCGCGCAGCGCGTACCCCACCTCGCGGTCGCGGTAGTACGGGATGAGCGGGGTCTGTACGGCGCCGAGGCGGGCGAGCGCCATGGTCAGCACGACCGTCTCGATCCGGGTGGGCAGCTGCCAGGCGACCCGGCTGCCGGGGCGTATCCCCAGCCGGTACAGCCCGGCGGCGGTCCGCTCGGCGCGGGTGCGCAGGGCCCGGAAGGTCAGCCGCCGGTCGTGCCGGGCGGAGGCGGCGGCCTGTAGCAGGACGGGGGCGTCGGGGGTGAGCGCGGCGCGCCGTTCGAGCAGTTCCCACAGCGTCGCCGATCCGCCGAGCTCATGCGCGACGTCGGTCATCCCGGCCTCCCAGGGGGCGCCAGCTGACGGGGCATCAGGTATCGGTGGGAAGCGTAAGGCTGCGCGCCTTGTCGGTCCAGGGGGTGCGGACTAACCTGCCCATGCCACCTTTCCTGACGACCCATCAGAAAGGGAGGTCGGCCGCTGATGGATCTCGCGTTCACACAGGACGAGGAGGACTTCCGGCGTCGGCTGCGCGCCTGGCTCGCCGACACCCTGCCCAAGCTGCCGGACCGCCCGCACCCGGCCGACTGGCCCGGCCGGCGCGCCTATGACTGCGGCTGGCAGCGCATGCTGCACGACGCGGGCTACGCCGGACTGCACTGGCCCGAGGACGCGGGCGGCCAGGGCGCCACCCCCACCCAGCATCTGATCTTCCTGGAGGAGACCGAGCGGGCCGGCGCGCCCTATGTGGGCGCCGGTTTCGTCGGACTGCTGCACGCGGGCCCCACCATCGCCGCAGAGGGCACCCCCGAGCAGCGGGCGCGCTGGCTGCCGCCGATCCTGCGCGGGGACGAGGTCTGGTGCCAGGGGTTCTCCGAACCGGACGCCGGCTCCGACCTGGCCTCGCTGCGCACCCGGGCGGTACGGGACGGTGACGCCTATGTCGTCAGCGGAAGCAAGATCTGGACCTCGCACGCCGAGATCGCCGACTGGTGCGAGCTATTGGTGCGCACCGCGCCGGTAAACGCCGACACGCCGAAGCACCGGGGCATCAGCTGGCTCGCGATGCCGATGGACGCGCCCGGGGTGACGGTGCGGCCGCTGCGGACCCTCGCCGGGACGGCGGAGTTCGCCGAGGTGTTCCTGGACGAGGTGCGGGTGCCGGTCACCCACCGAGTCGGGGAGGAGAACGACGGCTGGCGGGTGACCATGGTGACCCTCTCCTTCGAACGCGGTACGGCCTTCGTGGGCGAGGTGGTCGCCTGCCGACGGGTGCTGGAGGCGCTGGCCCGGACGGCGAAGGCCAACGGGCGCTGGGACGACGCGGTGCTGCGGCGCCGGTTGGGGCGGCTTGCGGCGGAGTGCGCGGCGCTGTGGCGGCTCACCCAGTGGAACGTGAGCGAGGCGCAGCGCACCGGCGGAGTGCCGGGCGTCGGTGGCTCGGTCTTCAAACTGCGCTTCTCCCAGGTGCGGCAGGAGCTGTACGACGCGGCCGCCGAGGTGCTGGGGGCGGACGCGCTGGACGCCGGTCAGGAGTGGGTCGCGGACCGGCTCTCCTCGCTCTCGTACACGATCGCGGCGGGCACCTCGCAGATCCAGCGGAACATCGTGGCCGAGCGGATCCTCGGCCTGCCGAAGGGGCGGTGAGCGGGGCCGTGGACTTCCAGCTCACGGACGACCAACGGGCGCTGCGGACCGGGGTGCGCGAACTGCTGGAACGGTGCTTTCCGCGGACCCGGCTGCGGGCGATGGTGGACATGGCGGACGGTGACGGCGCGGAGCGGGGAGCGGGGCTGGACCGGGCGCTGTGGCGGGGACTGGGCGCGGCGGGGCTCTTCGCGCTGCGGGTACCGGAGTCGGCGGGTGGGGTGGGGCTGGGGCTGCCGGAGGCGGTGCTGGCCTTCGAGGAGGCGGGCCGTGCGCTGCTGCCGGGGCCGCTGGTGGCGACGGAGCTGACGGCGGGACTGTCGGTGCCGGGGGCGTTGGCGGCGGGGGAATGGGCGGCGGATGCGGTCCGGGGCGAGGCCGTGGTGACGGCGCTGGACGAGGGGGACGCGCTGGACGAGCGGGACGCGCCGGTCAAGGAGGACGCGCTGGTCGAGCATCTGGCCTCGGCCGATGCGGTGCTGGTGCTGGGTCCGACCGCCGTGGAGGTGATCGCGGCGGAGGCGGTGGCGCGTTCGGCGGAGCCGATACGGTCAGTGGACCCGGCCACCCCGCTGCACCGGACGGCGCCGTATCGAACGGCCCGGTGCCGCACGGCACAGCGGCGCACGGCCCCGGAGCGGGCCCGGCCGCCGGTGGTGCCCCCGGGGGCTTCGGAGGCTTTGGGGCTCGCCGCCCGGTTGCGCCGCGAGGCGGCGCTGCTGACCGCGGCGCAACAGCTGGGCAGCGCTTGCCGTACGGTCGAGCTCGCCGTAGACCATGCCAAGCGGCGCACCCAGTTCGGCCGTCCGATCGGTGCCTTCCAGGCCGTACAGCATCTGTGCGCCCAGATGCTGGTGCGCGCCGAATCAGCCAGAAGTGTGGTGTATGCGGCGGCGGTCACAGAAGACCCGGGTGACATAGCCGCCGCCAAGCTGCTGGCGGATGAGGCAGCTGTCCGCAATGCCCGCGATTGTCTGCAAGTGCACGGTGGGATGGGCTTCACCTGGGAGGCGGATGTCCATCTGCATCTCAAGCGGGCCTGGGTACGGGCAGGTCAGTGGCAGTCCGCTGCCGCTGCGGAGGAGGAACTCGCGGCCGGGCTCTTGTCGACCGTTGAAACATGTTTGTAGCCGAGCTCTATGGATACGCCTGAATTGTTGGGATGTCGCATTCTCTGGG is a window from the Streptomyces luomodiensis genome containing:
- a CDS encoding AMP-binding protein, coding for MTDVAHELGGSATLWELLERRAALTPDAPVLLQAAASARHDRRLTFRALRTRAERTAAGLYRLGIRPGSRVAWQLPTRIETVVLTMALARLGAVQTPLIPYYRDREVGYALRESGARFFAVPGRWRGFDHTAMARRLAAELPEPPLVFEAYDTLPVADPQALRLPPPPTDGRAVRWIYWTSGTTSDPKGVLHTDRSLIAAGACLARALRLGPDDVGSMAFPYAHVAGPDYTVMLLLHGFPAVLLEHFSLPESLAAYRRHGVTVAGGSTAFYSMFLAEQRKDPSRRLIPTLRLLAGGGAPKPPELYYEVVRELGCALAHGYGMTEAPTITMGAPDDTDENLATTEGRPPREMEIRVVDGEVRLRGEAVCAGYLDASQTRAAFDADGFFLTGDLGHLTKSGHLVLTGRAKDIIIRKGENISAQEIEQLLYQHPDVGDVAVIGLPDPDRGELVCAVVEQPAGAGALTLGGVVSYLREAGLSVHKLPERLEVVDALPRNETLRKVLKYRLRERFAEAGAQPLGPARS
- a CDS encoding acyl-CoA dehydrogenase family protein, with protein sequence MDLAFTQDEEDFRRRLRAWLADTLPKLPDRPHPADWPGRRAYDCGWQRMLHDAGYAGLHWPEDAGGQGATPTQHLIFLEETERAGAPYVGAGFVGLLHAGPTIAAEGTPEQRARWLPPILRGDEVWCQGFSEPDAGSDLASLRTRAVRDGDAYVVSGSKIWTSHAEIADWCELLVRTAPVNADTPKHRGISWLAMPMDAPGVTVRPLRTLAGTAEFAEVFLDEVRVPVTHRVGEENDGWRVTMVTLSFERGTAFVGEVVACRRVLEALARTAKANGRWDDAVLRRRLGRLAAECAALWRLTQWNVSEAQRTGGVPGVGGSVFKLRFSQVRQELYDAAAEVLGADALDAGQEWVADRLSSLSYTIAAGTSQIQRNIVAERILGLPKGR
- a CDS encoding acyl-CoA dehydrogenase family protein; its protein translation is MDFQLTDDQRALRTGVRELLERCFPRTRLRAMVDMADGDGAERGAGLDRALWRGLGAAGLFALRVPESAGGVGLGLPEAVLAFEEAGRALLPGPLVATELTAGLSVPGALAAGEWAADAVRGEAVVTALDEGDALDERDAPVKEDALVEHLASADAVLVLGPTAVEVIAAEAVARSAEPIRSVDPATPLHRTAPYRTARCRTAQRRTAPERARPPVVPPGASEALGLAARLRREAALLTAAQQLGSACRTVELAVDHAKRRTQFGRPIGAFQAVQHLCAQMLVRAESARSVVYAAAVTEDPGDIAAAKLLADEAAVRNARDCLQVHGGMGFTWEADVHLHLKRAWVRAGQWQSAAAAEEELAAGLLSTVETCL